The segment ATTAATTTGAGAATTGATCGCTCTCGCGATTTCTCTCACGAAAAACATCTTCTCCGCGCTGTTCAAAAATAACTTTAATAATTTGACCCTGGTCTTTGAACCAAATAGTTGTTCAAGGCCGGAACTGCGGCTGTTTTGATGTCTTTTTTTAGTCGCCATAGATTACCCCTATAATCTTTACTTTAATCCTAAAAAACATTATACTTATTATAATACATAAAAGCCAAAAAGAAAAGCCATTAAACCAAATGTCTAGAATTGAATATAGCCAATTAATCACTGACTCTGGAAACGGAAAGTCCATTTCCAAGAGTTTTGTTTTTGATTTGCCTGAAAAAGAAGAAGCTGCGTTAGATAAGCCGGAGACGGCCGCGCCAAGGCGGGCTTCCGGCCAAATTTTCGGCATGATTGAAATTGAAGCGCCGTCGAGCAAAAAATCATTATCTTTTCTCGATGTTTTAATCAGCGAAATCAAGGAGGCCGCGGCGGGAAGTTTTGGAAAACCGGGACAAAAAACGCCCGAGGAAATTTTTGAAAATTTTATCCAAAAAACAAACTACCGTTATCTGGAGTTGGTAAGCAATAAATCTTCGGCCGCTTTTCTTGATGAAGAGACGGACGGCTTGCCGAAAATAAATGCCATACTCTCCTTTTTAGATGAAAAAAATCTTCATCTCGCGGGCCGGGGAAAAATGCTACCATTTTTAATTTATGAAGTAAAGCAGGGAAATTTCCGAATCATGGACATCACGGAAACCGCCACGGGCAAAGAAGCGCGATCAAGCAAACTTAGCCTCTTCACCAATATTGTCAGCGGAAAAATCGGCGCGAATGATTATCTCTTTTTTACAACTGAGAGTATCTTGGATTATTTTTCTTTAGAAAAAATTTGTAAAACCGTTTCCGCGGCAACTCCGGAAGCGGCGAAAGAAACCTTAAAAAATTTGCTCGGAGAAACAGCTAACCCCGGAACATCTTTTGCTTTCATGGTTATAAAACTCCGGACAGAACTTCCGGTAATAAAAGCAACTTTATCCCCCGCCCCGGCCGCGAGCTCCGACAACAGGGAAACGACTTCTCCGCAAAATTCTATGGATGGCTTGCTCAAAACCGCAGCCGACACGGAAAAAATGTTAACTCCGTCACTTGGTTTAAATATCGGCGGCGGATTTTTCTCATTCCTCGGCGGCCTGAAAAATATTTTTAGAAAAAATGAAATAAAATCTAACGCCCGGCTTGAATATTATTCTTCCCAGTTCCATCCCCCAACAAGCATCAATAAATTTTTTAGATCAATTTCTCTCATTCTTTTGGCAATCCTTCGCATTCCTTACTTTTTGATCAGAATAATTTTTTCATTTCTCTTCAATCTCCTTAAAATTATTTTCTATTCAATCACAAACTGGAAGGGGCAAAGGAAGACGGCCTTTGCAAACGCCGCCGAAAGTTTCCAAAAAAGCTGGTCAGCTATTTTACCCAAAACAGAAAAACTTCCCAAACTTTCCAAAACCCTTCTGGTTTTTGCCGTAATTTGCGTCACTCTTTTTGTCGGCAGCACCGCTTTTCTTTATTTTAAATATCAAAAAGATGTTGCCACAAAGGCGCTTCAAGAAAAAGTTGAGGTTGTCCAAAATAAAAAAAGTTCTGCCGAAGCCAGCTTAATTTACAACGACGAAACTGGAGCGAGAACTGTCTTAACTGAAATCGACGCGCTTTTATCCGCTTTTCCACAAAAAACAAAAGATGAAAAAAAGGCCTACCAAAATCTCCTCGCGGAAACAGAAAAACTTCGAGAAAAATTAAGGCATGTCGAAAAAATTGAAAATCCCGTTGCGGTAGCTAATTTCCCGAGTTTTAATCCCGACGCGGCAGTGGAGAATTTTATCGTCACTAATAATAATATTTATGCTTTTGATCGCTCAGCTTCGGTTATTTACAAAATAAATTTACAAAATAATGAAGTAGCGAATAAAAGCGTTTCCGGTCTTAATTTCCAGATCGTTTTTATGGAAAAAGATGATTCGGCTTTTCTTTATGAATCGGGGGAAAAATTCTTTAAACTTGACTTGAAAGAAGATATTTTAAAAGAGCTTGAAGTGGTAATGGCAAGCAATGAAACAGAAATCCAAGATCTCGCGGTTTATAACCAAAAACTTTATGTTTTGGATCCGCGCGACGGACAAATTTTCAAACATTTAGCGACCCCGACGGGATTTGGCGGCGGCACAAACTGGCTTCGCGAAACAGTAGATATTAGCAAAGCTAAAAGCCTAGCCATCGACGGCGCTATTTATCTTGGAACGACAGACGGAAAAATTTTAGAATTTGCCAACGGCCAACAAACAGAATTTTCAGTTGAAGTTGATCCTACTCTTTCTTCTGAAATAAAAATCTGGACTTCGACCGAATCTTCATTCCTCTATGTTTTAGAGCCGCAAGCTAAACGTCTTATTGTTTTGGACAAACAAGGAAAATTGATCATCCAATATTTTTCAGAAAAATTTGATAATTTAAAAAATTTAGCAGTCAGAGAAAAAGAAAAGAAAATCTATTTGCTTTCCGGCGATTTTGTTTACGAAATTACCGCTACTCATTTGCAATAAATAAATGGTATAAAAAAACACCCGCCGATTGGGCGGGTGTTTTTAATTATCAAGCGAGCGAGGGAAATGAAATTATATTTCATTTCCGAGCGAGCGCAGATAACACGAAGTCTTTTTGTTACTTTAAGGTAACTTTGGCGCCAGCGGTTTCTAATTTCTTTTTCATCTCTTCCGCTTCGGCTTTGCCTACGCCTTCTTTCACGACTTTCGGTGCGCCATCAACCAAGTCTTTCGCGTCTTTCAAACCCATCTGGGTCAATTCGCGAACCGCTTTAATCACGCCGATTTTATTGGCGCCGGAATCAGTCAATTCCACGTTGAAAACGGTTTGTTCTTCAGCCGGGGCTGCTCCCGCGGCTGGGGCTCCTGCGGCCACGGCCATTACTGGCGCAGCGGCGGAAACTCCAAACTTCTCTTCCAAAACTTTTACCAGTTCGGCTAAATCCAAAACTGATAATTTCTCAATCTGCTCGACAAGCGCCTTAAATTTTTCCGGCACTTGCACTTCTTTTGTTTCATCTGCCATATAATTTTTTAAATTATTATTTAATTAAATTATTTTTTAAGCCGTTTTTTTCTCGGACGCTGCTTTCAAGACTTGGACCAAACCGCGTAAATTTCCCGCCAAAACATTTACAAATCCGGAAACCGGTGAATTGATGCTACCGACTAATTTTGCCAAAAGTTCCTGTTTGCCCGGAATATTGGCAAGTTCCATAACTTTAGCGGCGTCAATAAATTTATTTTCCAATGTTCCGCCGATAATTTTTAACGCTTCATGAGTTGCCCCAAATTGGTTCAAAACTTTTGCCGGCATCACTTCGTCTTCAAAACCAAAAACTACGGCAATATTGCCATCAAAACTTTTTGGATCAACTCCTTCTTGACCGGTTTTTTCCACGGCAAGCTTCAAAAGTGTTTTTTTCGCGACCTCGTATTCAATTTTTTCTTTACGCAAAATATTCCGAAGGGCAGTCACGTCTTTGACATTTAATCCTTGAAAATTAACAAAAACCGCGGCTTTACTTTTTTTAAAATTGTCTTCCAGCTCCGCGAGAGTTTGTTTCTTTTGTTCTTTAGTTTTAGGCATATTGATAAGAAATTATATAAATAAAAAACTGTGGGATTACCACAGAACACGAATGAAAAACCGAAAAATCACGGTTTTTACCTCGGCAGGAAATTAAGCCCCGCCTAAGCGGGACGCCTGCTGTCTTTGGTAATTTATTTATACTACAACATCCCCCAAAACCTGTCAAGTTTAATTTGTCCACAGGACTTTCTAATAAAAAAGCCCGCCATCCAGAGTGAATGACGGGCAGAGACGGGCGTCCTAGACCGAGCGAATCCCGAGCCTAGAACTTCCGGCAGGAGGCCGAACCGTGATTCGGAAGAGCGCTACCGCCCCAGCGCCAATCAAGCACGGTCCGACCGCTGATCACACGAAGACAGGCCACATCCTCGCGCTGCTTACGACGAACGGAACCCGGCAGGTCCATGACGTGGCCGTCGCGGCGCGTGGTGTCGCTCACAACCTCGGGGTACTGGATGTAGGCCGAAACGGCTTCGAGCACCGTGAGGCCGAGTTCGTTCTTTGCGAAGTTGTGGCGACAGTCGACCACCGAACGGTTCCGGTTTTGACGGCCATCCTGCATCCGAATCCAAAAGGGAACTTCTGGATTACTGTGCAGAGCGTTCCACAATTCGAAGGTTTTGTCGCTGCCGTCGAAGTCGATGTTGCCGCAAGCGCAGAGCCTCTTGAGCGGCAGCCGCGACTCCACGAGCACGAGGAGCGGAAAATCCTTGTCCGGAAGACGAAGCTGCGGAGGAATCTTGGGAATGGTCGCGAGGTACTTCTCGAAACTCGGAAAATCGAGCTCATGGCCGATGCCCGGCTCGCTGTTTCTCAAACGCGCCGTCTGGATCTCGTGCAGTTGGGCCACGTGGCCAAGATCGAAAAGGTCTCCCATCTTTTTTCTCCTTCCATCCCGCGGCAGTTCCGGAGACAGCGCTTTGGCCATAACCGGAATAAACCGAAGGACAGCTCGTCGCCGAACCCATTCCGGCGAACATTTTATTATTGTCTGTTTAAACAAAAAAGTCAAGCGTCTTGGCGCTCGGCTTTCACAAAAAATTAAATTTATTTTATCACGCTTCCCTTAAACTTTTCTCCCTTTAAAAATTTTCTAAAGTTATCTAAATGATTTGCTTTCATAATTACAACTTCCATTCCCCATTTTTCCGCAAAACGCGAAGCAATTGGATCAAACGGCGCGTGCATGCGCGGAATCCATTTACTCCCGACCATTTTCCTGTACTCTGCCCATTTTAGATTTTTGATAGGCCTGGCGTTTTTAAACTTTTTAGGATTTTTATCATAAACGTAATCCGTATTGGTTAAATTTATTACTTGTTTCGCACCAAAATTTTTTGCCCACAAAATCGCGT is part of the Patescibacteria group bacterium genome and harbors:
- the rplL gene encoding 50S ribosomal protein L7/L12, encoding MADETKEVQVPEKFKALVEQIEKLSVLDLAELVKVLEEKFGVSAAAPVMAVAAGAPAAGAAPAEEQTVFNVELTDSGANKIGVIKAVRELTQMGLKDAKDLVDGAPKVVKEGVGKAEAEEMKKKLETAGAKVTLK
- the rplJ gene encoding 50S ribosomal protein L10; amino-acid sequence: MPKTKEQKKQTLAELEDNFKKSKAAVFVNFQGLNVKDVTALRNILRKEKIEYEVAKKTLLKLAVEKTGQEGVDPKSFDGNIAVVFGFEDEVMPAKVLNQFGATHEALKIIGGTLENKFIDAAKVMELANIPGKQELLAKLVGSINSPVSGFVNVLAGNLRGLVQVLKAASEKKTA